The Ornithinimicrobium sufpigmenti genome includes the window TTTGGCGTGTGCTGTCGCAGGGGGCGGCTAGGTGGTGAGGGCGGCTAGTTGACGTGGCTGACTAGTCTGCAATACGATCTAGTCATGAACACGGAACAGTGGCCGAGCGAGTGGCTGCGCGGCGTGCTCGGGGTGTGCGTGCTGCGCATCCTGCTCGACGGGCCCAGCTACGGCTACGCGATCACCCAACGCCTGGCCGAGGCCGGCCTGGGCACGGTCAAGGGGGGCACCCTCTACCCGCTGCTCGGCCGACTCGAGGAGGCGGGACACGTCGAGGTCGAGTGGCGGCCCGGCGACGGCGGCCCCGGCCGCAAGTACTACGCCCTGACCGAGCAGGGGCGTGCAGAGGCCGGCGAGCAGTCCGCTCGCTGGGCCGACTTCACCAGCACGACGCGCGGCCTCACCGATGCGGCCATCGCGCAGCCGACAGGGAGGAACTGACATGGACGCCAGGGACACGAGACATACCAGCGACACCAAGGGCACGCGGGCCACCGGACCGATCGTCGAGCGCATCTTCGGGGACCCGGGGAGCATCGCCCCCAGTGTCGAGAAGGCCTGGCGCGACGACTTCATCCTCGAGCTGCGACTCCGCTCGGTCAACGGCCAGGCCATCGGCGATGCGCTGATGACGGTCGAGACCCATGTGGCCGAGTCGGGGGCGAGTGCGCACGAGGCCTTCGGCCAGCCCAAGGCCTACGCCGGCGAGATCGCGTCTGCCACCGCTGCAGCAGGCAGTGGCTGGGCCGTGAGTGCGACGACCATCGCCGGGTCGCTGCTGGGTCTGCTCGGGATGTTCTTGAGCGTCGCGGCCTTCACCGGCTGGCTCGAGGGTGAGCCGGTCGAGGTATCGACGGGCGGGCTCGTCGGCTTCGGCCTGGTGATCCTCCTCGCCTCCACCGCCTTCTTCACCGCCACCCTGCGACTGCTGGCGGAGCATCGCTGGATCGTGCTGCCGATCCCGGCCCTGCTCGTCGGGGCGCTGGTCGGCCTCTTCGTCCTGCTCGAGGAGCCGCTCTTCGAGCTGCCCGTCCCGGCGGTGGCAGCCGCGGGGATCATCCTGCTGGTCGCGAGCGTCGCCCTCAGCTGGGCCGAGCAGCCGGCCGACCTGGACCAGGTCAGCGCGCCTGGCCGGAAGCCGTCGGTCAGCACCTTCTCCCAGGTGGCGGCGGCCGCCATCTTCCCGCTCATGACCCTGGTGCTGCTGCTGCTCACCTGGGTCCTCCACCTCATCGTCACCTGACCAGAGAGCGAGTCATCATGAACATGACAGACAGCGGGCACCGTCAGGGCGCCCCGCACGCCACCACCGACCCCGCCGGGGACACCCTCGATCCCCAACGTCTGGCCCCCCACGTCGAGCAGGACTGGGTCGACGCCTTCATCCTCGAGCAGCGGCTCCTCGGCATCCCCGGGGACCGGATCGGCGACGCGCTCGCCGAGGTGGAGAGCCACGTCAACGACTCCGGCGAGGGCGCCCTCGACGCCTTCGGTGACCCCGTGGCCTACGCCCGGGAGGTGGCCGCCGGGCCGCGGGTCGACGATGACCGCGACCCGTCCTGGATCTTCGGCCTGGGACTGGGCCTGGCCGGCATGAACCTCACCCTGTTCAGTACCCACGCCTGGATCGACGGGGAGGGTCGGATGGCGCTGACGGCGGGCCACCTGGTGGTGCTCGGACTGGTGGTCGCGACGCTCGCCCTCCTGCTCCTGCGGTCCGAAGCCTTCCTCCGGTTCGTGCTCCAGCGGCCGTGGGTCTCGCTCGGCCTGTTCGTCCTGCACTTCTCCGCCATGGTCGGAGCGCTGTTCCTGCTGTCGACCCCAGTAGCGCACGTCCCGACGGGCCTCGTCGGCGCCGCAGGGGTCCTCGCCCTGGCCGCAGGCACGATCATGGAGTGGCGCAGCCGGACCGCCGGACAGCTCGAGGACCCGATCCTCGGCCCCGGCGAGAGTCGCCCGGCCCGCGGAGGGCTCGGCTGGTTCGGCTGGCTGACGATCCTGCTCTTCCCGCTGATCACCCTGGCCATGGTCGGCCTCAGCCTGCTGGTGGCGCGACTGTCCTGACGACCCGACCGGACCGCATACCGCCGCCCGCCCCGACCACCGACGTCGGGGCGGGCGGCTGCGCGGGCGGCTGCACGGCAGAGGGAAGGCAGGTGCAAAGATGGGCAACGACCCACAATCTCCTGAACGAGGACGTGAGACGTGAACATCGTCGTGTGTGTGAAGTACGTGCCGGATGCCCAGGCCGACCGCACCTTCAAGGCCGACAACACCACCGACCGCGAGGCGGTGGACGGCCTGCTCTCGGAGCTGGACGAGTATGCCGTGGAGGAGGCCCTGAAGATCGTCGAGGCCGGTGAGGGGGAGATCACCGCGCTGACGATGGGTCCGGACGACGCCGTCGCTGCGGTCAAGAAGAGCCTGCAGATGGGCGCCCACAAGGGCGTGCACGTCAACGACGCGGCGATCGCCGGCTCCGACGCCGTGGCCACCTCGCTGGTGCTGGCCAAGGCCATCGAGAAGATCGGCAGCGAGAGCGGTCCTGTCGACCTGGTCCTCACCGGCCTGGGCTCCACCGACGGCGTGATGTCGGTGCTGCCGGCGATGCTCGCCGAGCGGCTGGGCCTGCCTCAGGTCACCTGGGCCTCCGAGCTAACCGTCGAGGGCGGCACCGCCCGGATCACCCGGCACAACGAGGCGGTCACCGAGACCATCGAGGCGAGCCTGCCGGCCGTCGTCTCGGTCACCGACCAGATCAACGACCCGCGCTACCCCTCGTTCAAGGGGATCATGGCGGCGAAGAAGAAGCCGGTGGAGGAATGGAGCCTGGCCGACCTGGGTGTCGACGCCGCCGAGGTGGGCCTGGGCGCGTCCTGGACCAGCGTGGTCAGCGCGGAGGCCCGACCGCCCCGCCAGGCCGGGGAGATCGTGACCGACGAGGGTGACGGCGGGGCCAAGCTCGTCGAGTTCCTCGCCTCCCGGCGTTTCGCCTGAGCCTGCCCGACAGACTTTCCAGAAGGAGAAGACGACATGAGTGATGTGCTGGTACTGGTCGACCACGTCGACGGGCAGGTCCGCAAGGCGACCTTCGAGATGCTCACCGCGGCGGCCCGCCTGGGCGAGCCGGTGGCGGTCTGGGTCGGGGCCGGCGCTGACGCCGCCGCGGGCGACCTGGGACGGTACGGCGCCACGGGCCTGCTGGTGGCCGACGACCCCGCGTTGACCGACTACCTGGTGGCGCCCCTGGCCGAGCTGCTGGCCGAGCTGGTCGCCCAGCGGTCCCCGGCCGCGGTCCTGGTCGCGTCCACCAACGACGGCAAGGAGATCGCCGGCCGGCTGGCCCTGAAGACCTCCTCCGGCCTGATCACCGACGCCGTAGACGTGCAGCCCGGCGATGGTGGGGTGCAGACCACCCAGTCGGTGTTCGCCGGCAACTACACCGTGGTCTCCCGGGTCGCCAAGGGCAGCCCGGTGGTCGCGGTCAAGCCCAACAGCATCCCCGCGCAGGAGACCGGCGGGTCTGCGCCGGCGGTCGAGCAGGTCTCGGTGCAGGTCTCCGACGCCGCCAGGGCCGCCCGGATCACCGGCCGCACCGCCAAGGAGCAGACCGGCCGCCCGGCGCTGACGGAGGCCGCGATCGTCGTGTCCGGTGGCCGCGGCACCGGCGGTGACTTCGGCCCGGTGGAGGCCTTCGCCGACAGCCTCGGCGCGGCCGTGGGCGCCTCCCGCGCCGCCGTGGACGCCGGCTGGTACCCGCACTCCCACCAGGTCGGCCAGACCGGTGTCCAGGTCTCGCCGCAGCTGTACATCGCCGCCGGCATCTCCGGCGCGATCCAGCACCGGGCCGGGATGCAGACCTCCAAGACGATCGTGGCGGTCAACAAGGACGCCGAGGCCCCGATCTTCGAGCTGGTCGACTACGGCGTCGTCGGCGACCTGTTCACCGTCCTGCCCCAGGCCACCGACGCGGTCAACCAGCGCAGGGGCTGAGCCACCGCGTCATCCCGCAGTCCGGGGCCGACCCGGTCGTGGCGGAGCCCACGCTCTCCTCACCTACCCTGGATGGCGTGAGCACGACCACCTATCTCGACCACGCCGCCACGACCTCGGTGCTCCCCGAGGTCGTGGAGGTCGTGGCCCGCGTCATGGGCCAGGTGGGCAACGCCTCGTCCACCCACGGCCCGGGCCGCCAGGCGCGCAGCACCGTCGAGGAGTCCCGCGAGGACATCGCCGACGCCCTCGGCGTGCACCCCACGGAGGTGGTCTTCACCTCGGGCGGGACCGAGTCGGACAACATCGCCGTCACCGGCTCCTTCCTGGCCCGCCGCGCCGCGGACCCCACCCGCACCCGCGTGGTGACCACCGGCCTGGAGCACCACGCCGTCCTCGACTCCGTGGAGCACCTCGTCGCCGACCACGGTGCCCGCGTCACCTGGGTGGAGCCCACCGTCGAGGGCGCCATCACCCCCGAGGCCCTGCAGGCCGCGCTCGACCAGGGCGAGGGCCCCGCCGACGTCGCCGTCGTCTCGGTGATGTGGGCCAACAACGAGATCGGCACGGTCCAAAACATCCCCGCGCTCGCCGAGGTATGCCGCGCCGCCGGGGTGCCGCTGCACACCGACGCCGTGCAGGCGCTCGGGCAGGTCGAGCTGCCGCTGGACGACCTCGGCAGCGGCAGCGCCCCCGACCTGGTCGCCCTGACGGGGCACAAGATCGGCGGGCCGGTCGGTGTCGGCCTGCTCCTCGCCGCCCGGGGGCAGTCGCCGGAGCCCGCCCTGCGCGGCGGTGGCCAGGAGCGCGGGCTGCGGCCGGGGACGCTCCCGGTGGCCTCGATCGCCGGGCTCGCCACCGCGGTCCGGTATGCCGTCCGGCACCGCGCCGAGCACGCCGCCCGCGTGGCGGCCCTGCGGGACCGGCTCATCGAGGGCGCCCTCGCGCTCGACCCCAGCATCGTGGTGAGCGGCCCCTGGGCTCCGGGCGACACGGCACGACGCCTGCCCGGCAACGCCCACCTGCAGGTGCCGGGCGCTGACAGCGACGCCCTGCTCTACCTGCTCGACGCCGCCGGGATCGCCTGCTCGGCCGGCTCAGCCTGCACCGCCGGCGTCACCCGGCCCAGCCACGTCCTGCTCGCCTGCGGCATCCCCGAGGACCGGGCCCGCGGTGCACTGCGGCTCTCGCTGGGGCGCACCTCGACCGAGGACGACGTCGAGCGCCTGCTCGCGGCCCTGCCCGACACCCTCCAGCGGGCCCGCCTGGCCCGGGCGGCGTCCTGATGCGGGTCGTCGCGGCCATGAGCGGGGGAGTGGACTCCGCCGTCGCCGCCGCCCGCATGCTCGACGCGGGCCACGAGGTCGTGGGCGTCCACCTCGCCCTGGCCCAGTCAGCGGCCACCCTGCGCGAGAGCGCCCGCGGCTGCTGCACCATCGAGGACGCCGGTGACGCCCGGCGCGTCGCCGACCGCCTCGGGATCCCGTTCTACGTCTGGG containing:
- a CDS encoding HAAS signaling domain-containing protein; the protein is MNMTDSGHRQGAPHATTDPAGDTLDPQRLAPHVEQDWVDAFILEQRLLGIPGDRIGDALAEVESHVNDSGEGALDAFGDPVAYAREVAAGPRVDDDRDPSWIFGLGLGLAGMNLTLFSTHAWIDGEGRMALTAGHLVVLGLVVATLALLLLRSEAFLRFVLQRPWVSLGLFVLHFSAMVGALFLLSTPVAHVPTGLVGAAGVLALAAGTIMEWRSRTAGQLEDPILGPGESRPARGGLGWFGWLTILLFPLITLAMVGLSLLVARLS
- a CDS encoding cysteine desulfurase family protein, coding for MSTTTYLDHAATTSVLPEVVEVVARVMGQVGNASSTHGPGRQARSTVEESREDIADALGVHPTEVVFTSGGTESDNIAVTGSFLARRAADPTRTRVVTTGLEHHAVLDSVEHLVADHGARVTWVEPTVEGAITPEALQAALDQGEGPADVAVVSVMWANNEIGTVQNIPALAEVCRAAGVPLHTDAVQALGQVELPLDDLGSGSAPDLVALTGHKIGGPVGVGLLLAARGQSPEPALRGGGQERGLRPGTLPVASIAGLATAVRYAVRHRAEHAARVAALRDRLIEGALALDPSIVVSGPWAPGDTARRLPGNAHLQVPGADSDALLYLLDAAGIACSAGSACTAGVTRPSHVLLACGIPEDRARGALRLSLGRTSTEDDVERLLAALPDTLQRARLARAAS
- a CDS encoding PadR family transcriptional regulator, which encodes MNTEQWPSEWLRGVLGVCVLRILLDGPSYGYAITQRLAEAGLGTVKGGTLYPLLGRLEEAGHVEVEWRPGDGGPGRKYYALTEQGRAEAGEQSARWADFTSTTRGLTDAAIAQPTGRN
- a CDS encoding electron transfer flavoprotein subunit alpha/FixB family protein; translation: MSDVLVLVDHVDGQVRKATFEMLTAAARLGEPVAVWVGAGADAAAGDLGRYGATGLLVADDPALTDYLVAPLAELLAELVAQRSPAAVLVASTNDGKEIAGRLALKTSSGLITDAVDVQPGDGGVQTTQSVFAGNYTVVSRVAKGSPVVAVKPNSIPAQETGGSAPAVEQVSVQVSDAARAARITGRTAKEQTGRPALTEAAIVVSGGRGTGGDFGPVEAFADSLGAAVGASRAAVDAGWYPHSHQVGQTGVQVSPQLYIAAGISGAIQHRAGMQTSKTIVAVNKDAEAPIFELVDYGVVGDLFTVLPQATDAVNQRRG
- a CDS encoding electron transfer flavoprotein subunit beta/FixA family protein; this translates as MNIVVCVKYVPDAQADRTFKADNTTDREAVDGLLSELDEYAVEEALKIVEAGEGEITALTMGPDDAVAAVKKSLQMGAHKGVHVNDAAIAGSDAVATSLVLAKAIEKIGSESGPVDLVLTGLGSTDGVMSVLPAMLAERLGLPQVTWASELTVEGGTARITRHNEAVTETIEASLPAVVSVTDQINDPRYPSFKGIMAAKKKPVEEWSLADLGVDAAEVGLGASWTSVVSAEARPPRQAGEIVTDEGDGGAKLVEFLASRRFA